In the Pseudoalteromonas undina genome, one interval contains:
- the phoB gene encoding phosphate regulon transcriptional regulator PhoB: MSRKVLVVDDEAPIREMLVFVLEQNGFQAIEAEDYDSAISAMVEPYPDMVLLDWMLPGGSGIQIAKKFKQNEHTRQIPIIMLTARGEEEDKIRGLEVGADDYVTKPFSPKELMARIKAVIRRVAPTSLEEAIEVHGLRLDPISHRVTSGGSELDMGPTEFRLLHFFMTHPERVYSREQLLDHVWGTNVYVEDRTVDVHIRRLRKAIATLGHDRLVQTVRGAGYRFSSKL, encoded by the coding sequence ATGTCACGTAAAGTATTAGTCGTTGATGACGAAGCACCTATCAGGGAAATGTTGGTTTTTGTTTTAGAACAAAATGGGTTTCAAGCCATTGAGGCAGAAGATTATGATTCTGCAATATCAGCAATGGTTGAACCTTATCCAGATATGGTGTTACTCGATTGGATGCTACCTGGCGGTAGTGGAATTCAAATCGCTAAAAAATTCAAACAAAATGAACACACACGCCAAATTCCTATCATTATGCTGACAGCCCGCGGCGAAGAAGAAGATAAAATACGCGGTTTAGAAGTCGGTGCTGATGATTACGTTACAAAACCGTTTTCACCTAAAGAGTTAATGGCGCGTATTAAAGCGGTTATTCGTCGTGTTGCTCCTACCTCACTTGAAGAGGCCATTGAAGTACATGGCTTACGTTTAGATCCTATTTCGCATCGTGTGACATCAGGTGGCAGTGAGCTTGATATGGGGCCAACGGAATTTCGACTATTACACTTTTTTATGACCCATCCTGAGCGTGTATATAGCCGAGAGCAATTACTTGATCATGTATGGGGTACTAACGTTTATGTTGAAGACAGAACTGTAGATGTTCATATCCGTCGCCTGCGTAAGGCAATTGCTACGCTTGGGCATGACCGCTTAGTACAAACAGTTCGCGGTGCTGGTTATCGCTTTTCGAGTAAATTATAA